The Oncorhynchus nerka isolate Pitt River linkage group LG12, Oner_Uvic_2.0, whole genome shotgun sequence genome contains the following window.
ttgttgtagtagtagttgttgttgttgtagtagttgttgatgttgttgttctTGACGTTGCTGACTGACCAGACAAGAGTAAGTGGAAGAGAGTGTCCAAGTTTAAATTTGAGAAGATGTCAGGAGAGAAGCTGTCTGCTTACCCCTACCTAGTCACTGTGTACCtagagaacaacacacacacaggtgagtacctgtacacacacacacacacacacacacacacacacacaggtgagtacctacacacacacacacacacacacacaggtgagtacctgtacacacacacacacactcacaggtgagtacctgtacacacacacacacaggtgagtacctgtacacacacacacacacacacaggtgagaacctgtacacacacacacacacacacaggtgagtacctgtgtacacacacacacacacacacacacaggtgagaacctgtacacacacacacacacacacacacacacacacacacacacaggtgagaacctgtacacacacacacacaggtgagtacctgtgtacacacacacacacacacacaggtgagaacctgtacacacacacacacacaggtgagaacctgtacacacacacacacaggtgagtacctgtgtacacacacacacacacacacacacacaggtgagaacctgtacacacacacacacacaggtgagaacctgtacacacacacacacacaggtgagaacctgtacacacacacacacacaggtgagaacctgtacacacacacatacacaggtgagaacctgtacacacacacacacacacaggtgagaacctgtacacacacacacacacacataggtgaGTGTACTTCTTACCTTTTTCTTTTCTTCCAGAGATGTGTGTGGAAGAGTGCTGGACACCAGTGAGTActattctctgttctgttatcactaCAACATGAAGTGTTGTCTTTGTTCAACTCTCAAAGCTCATTTAGGTTTGTGGcaggcctgggttcaaatactattcgaAATCATTTCAATCATTTTAATGATACTTGATTGAACCTAGAACGGCCCAATAGAACGGCCCAATAGAACCAGTAGAATACAACGGTAAACTCCGCCCATTCTGGTATTCCAGGCAGGCTAAATCAAACGCTATGTACGAGATTAGGAATAGTGTTTAAACCCAGGGCTGGTTCATGGTGCAGGTGAGAGCAGGAGAAGGCATCCCCCTCCTTCCTGCCAGTGGTCATGAGTGCCAGGCCAAGCGCAGTAAGACAGGACCACCACACTGGGGCACCCTAACACCACAACAAAGAGACTGTCTCATCATGCAGAGACCACAGTCACACATACATCAGtgagtgtgtattagtgtgtgtgtgtgtacatacatcagtgagtgtgtattagtgtgtgtgtgtgtgtgtgtgtgtgtgtgtgtgtgtgtgtcctttgccttccttcctgcctgctgtcctacctcacacacacacacacacaccggccacaccagtcacacacacaccagtctcacacacacacacacacacaccgggccacatacacacacacaccggccacacacacaccagtcacagccacacacacaacagtcacacacacacaccagtctcacacacaccaaccacacacacacacccggccacatacacacaccggccacacacagccacacacacaccagtcacagccacacacacaacagtcacacacacacaccagccacacacacacacacaccagtctcacacacaccaaccacacacacacacaccagtctcacacacacaccggccacacacagccacacacacaccagtcacacacacacacacacaccagtctcacacacaccaaccacacacacacaccgggccacatacacacacacacaccggccacacacagccacacacacaccagtcacaGCCACAcacaacagtcacacacacacacacacaccagccacacacacacacactccagtctcacacacaccaaccacacacacacacacgggccacacacacacacacaccagccacacacacacaccaccacacacacacacacacacgggccacatacacacacacaccagtcacacacacacacacaccagtctcacacacaccaaccacacacacacaccgggccacatacacacacacaccggccacacacagccacacacacaccagtcacacacacaccagccacacacacacacactccagtctcacacacaccggccacacacagccacacacacaccagtcattCCGTTATGAAAAGTTCAGACGGGGTGGTGAGAGAATCGGGCGCCATCTCCATCAGCCTGTCAGTCAGAGCAGCGGGCCGACAATAATGATTCAgctcacacacaaatacacactctcgcacacacacagtcacattgACAAACACTTTCTCACTCATACACGGGAACACATACGCTCACTCcactctctcagacacacacagttgTTGAGGCAGAAGTAAGCAGATTAAATGAGGCACTGAGAATAGAAATCAGACGGCTCATTTAAATAACACTGAGAATAGAAATCAGACGGCTCATTTAAATAACACTGAGAATAGAAATCAGACGGCTCATTTAAATAACACTGAGAATAGAAATCAGACGGCTCATTTAAATAACACTGAGAATAGAAATCAGACGGCTCATTTAAATAACACTGAGAATAGACATCAGACGGCTCATTTAAATAACACTGAGAATAGACATCAGACGGCTCATTTAAATAACACTGAGAATAGACATCAGACGGCTCATTTAAATAACACTGAGAATAGATATCAGACGGCTCATTTAAATAATACTGAGAATAGAAATCATCATGGaaggtctcagagctacagtgcttgtttgtcagaccaggagacgaaTCTGAGATGGaaggtctcagagctacagtgcttgtttgtcagaccaggagacgaaTCTGAGATGGAAGGTCTCAGAACTACAgtgctgtttgtcagaccaggagacgaaTCTGAGATGGaaggtctcagagctacagtgcttgtttgtcagaccaggagacgaaTCTGAGATGGaaggtctcagagctacagtgctgtttgtcagaccaggagacgaaTCTGAGATGGaaggtctcagagctacagtgctgtttgtcagaccaggagacgaaTCTGAGATGGaaggtctcagagctacagtgcttgtttgtcagaccaggagacgaaTCTGAGATGGAAGGTCTCAGAACTACAgtgctgtttgtcagaccaggagacgaaTCTGAGATGGAAGGTCTCAGAACTACAGTgcttgtttgtcagaccaggagacgaaTCTGAGATGGAAGGTCTCAGAACTACAgtgctgtttgtcagaccaggagacgaaTCTGAGATGGaaggtctcagagctacagtgcttgtttgtcagaccaggagacgaaTCTGAGATGGaaggtctcagagctacagtgctgtttgtcagaccaggagacgaaTCTGAGATGGaaggtctcagagctacagtgctgtttgtcagaccaggagacgaaTCTGAGATGGaaggtctcagagctacagtgctgtttgtcagaccaggagacgaaTCTGAGATGGAAGGTCTCAGAACTACAgtgctgtttgtcagaccaggagacgaaTCTGAGATGGAAGGTCTCAGAACTACAgtgctgtttgtcagaccaggagacgaaTCTGAGATGGAAGGTCTCAGAACTACAGTgcttgtttgtcagaccaggagacgaaTCTGAGATGGaaggtctcagagctacagtgctgtttgtcagaccaggagacgaaTCTGAGATGGAAGGTCTCAGAACTACAgtgctgtttgtcagaccaggagacgaaTCTGAGATGGAAGGTCTCAGAACTACAGTgcttgtttgtcagaccaggagacgaaTCTGAGATGGAAGGTCTCAGAACTACAGTgcttgtttgtcagaccaggagacgaaTCTGAGATGGAAGGTCTCAGAACTACAgtgctgtttgtcagaccaggagacgaaTCTGAGATGGAAGGTCTCAGAACTACAgtgctgtttgtcagaccaggagacgaaTCTGAGATGGAAGGTCTCAGAACTACAGTGCTTGTTTGTCAGACCAAGAGACGTCCCGAAAATCTGTCTTCTCAAGAAAACGTCCGTAGCGTCTGAACGGTTAGGCTCTATGGagagatgagactctcaccaacGCGTACTCTAGGTCAACCCTCACAAGGCTCGTCTGAAGGCAGCCCGGTACCACTTTTAAAACGTACAGAAGTAAAGAGAAAGGGGacgcctagtcagttgtacaactggaaGTAGTTTAGTGCCGGGGAAAAGGAGTTAAATATGGGTCGATCCTGATCTTTCATGTATCTCTTCCTATATCTTCCTGTCTTCTGAATCCGTTATTCAACAGGTTTCTCTCGGCTAATAGCAGTAAAGGGCAAAGGGTGTCctgaaaataaaaaaatcaatGAACTAAAGTATTGTTTGGTATGACCATCTGAAAACAATTCTATACGTTAGAGAGTAGAACCGCCCTGGCTTAGACTCTTAAGGATTAAATGACCGAGAATAGAAATCACACAGATCATTTAAATAGCATCAGTCCTGCTTCACCTCtcttaacctgtgtgtgtgtgtgtgtgtgtgtgtgtgtgtgtgtgtgtgtctgtgtctgtgtgtgtgtgcctgtgtgtgtgtgcctgtgtgtgtgtgcctgtgtgtgtgtgcctgtgtgtgtgtgtgtgtgtgtgcctgtgtgtgtgtgtgtgtgttgatgggtgacTGGTTCTGAGGCCTACGGCTAGGCAGTCCTGAGACACTGAGTTTATACAAGTTGTACAGAGCGGTGCTCGAACATGACCTGATGCTAGtaagtgtgttcagtgtgtgtcctGAGAGTGTTATCTCGTTGAcaggtggtgtgtttgtgtgttaaacGTACTGGAAGaagggaacaggagagagaggagtgaaagcGGACACAACACCGCTCCCGGCTACATTCTCCTTCCCTCGTTCTGTCTTTCTGTTTTtaacctctcccttctctctcccagtgAACTTCTCAGACCAGGGGAAACGGAGGCAAAGAATGGTGATggcaaggtgtctctctctctcactctctgtctcactctctgtctcgctctctgtctcgctgtctgtctctctgtttgtctctctctgtctctgtctctctctctgtctcgctgtctgtctcgctctcactatctttctgtctctgtctcgctgtctgtctcgctgtctgtctctctctctcactctctgtctcgctgtctgtctcgctctcactatctttctgtctctgtctcgctgtctgtctctctctgtctcgctctctgtctcgctgtctgtctctcgctgtctgtctctctctctgtctcgctctcactgtctttctgtctctgtctccctctctctccctctctctctcacacacaatgtGTCTTGTGTCTGTTTACTACTCCCTGGGGGCTACATTTGTCCAGTCAGCTGGGATAATAACTTTGATAATAACTAGCCCATTAAGATAAGAATAGAAACATTAAATAGACAGACTGGATGGATCTCAAATTGTACCCTAATCACTACATAGTGCATGCTCCCTAGACAGAAAGGAAGGGAATGGGGGGCTGTTTGGGAAACATCCACTGTATATCATGGAGAATGGAATCACATCTCagctgagagagaaagactgtGTGTTTGGATGTTGGATTAGCAGCAGGATGTTGGTGTTCTGATTCCTGTCTTTTAGTATACAGCGTCCTTCATTGGCttgaatgttctctctctctctgtctctctctctctctctctctgtctctctctctctctctctctctctctctgtctctctctatctctctctctctgtctctctctctcttcctccctgtctctctctctctctctctctctctctctacccctctccccctctccccctctctttctgtctctctctctctctctccctccccctctctctctgtctctctctctctctccctccccctctctctcctcccctctctctctcccggtctctctccctgtctctctctctccccctctcgctctctccccctctctctctgtctctctcgctccctccccctctctctctcgctctctccccctctctctctgtctctctctctccctcccccgctctctcctcccctctctctctccctgtctctctctctccccctctcgctcccccccctctctctctctctccccctctcgctctctccccctctctctctgtctgtctctctctctgtctctctctctccctgtctctctctctccccctctcgctccctccccctctctctctctctccccctctcgctctctccccctctctctctgtctgtctctctccctcctctctttctcaggCAGACTGTGTGGTATCAGATAGCCAGACCCCACAGAGTACAGGTGAGAGGGATAGTCCTGAAGAAGTGATGAGCTGTTGGTTCTTAATCAAGAGGTTACCTTTTTACCTCCATCCCCTTCTGTgacgtgtacgtgtgtgtgtgtgtgtgtgtgtgtgtgtgtgtgtgtgtgtgtcagtcggGGGCTCTGTGACCGGTGGCAGTGAGACCATGGAGGTCAGCGGGGGTCACGGAGGGGAAGAGGTGCATCCAGGAGCGGTAGAGGAGGGCGACCTGGAGGACCCTGACCTGGACCCCAAGTCTCATGTGAGGCCAGGTTTGCTGGCCCGCCTTGTCAGGTAAAACTTCTGACCAGGACTCATAGGGAACAGGGATTCAACCCAAATGAAGTCTGAAGAAAAACTGTGTCATCACATTATCTCTTCCTATGCTTTCTTTCTACTTGTtcacctttctctctgtctccatctctctctatctgtctctctctctctttgtctgtctctctcactctctgtctgtctgtctgtctgtctgtctgtctgtctgtctgtctgtctctccatctctctttctctctctctctcctctctgtctctctctctctgtctctctctctctgtctctctccgtctctctctctgtctccatctctctctctgtctctctctctctgtctctctctctctgtctctctctctgtctccatctctctctctctctctgtctctagtcaggTGTTTCCATTCTCCATGTTCTTCAGAGAAAGCTAAGATGCTCAGGAACAACGGCTTCTGTAACCTTCTAGAACCTCTGTTGTGATCTGAATGTTCAAGTTCTGTTTTAGTTTCAGGCCCAAATGGTTACCTATTCcgtatatagtgccctacttatAATGATTGATGTTAGTTCATAGTGGAAGGCCCAAATGGTTACCTATTCcgtatatagtgccctacttatAATGGTTGATGTTAGTTCATAGTGGAAGGTTTTGGAGTTTGGTTTTGACACATTTTGTAATAAATGATCTGATTCTAACTAGTTGGtatgtgttatactgtatgtgttatactgtatgtgttatactgtatgtgttacttACTTAAACTGTATGGGTTAACCAGACATTACGTTTTACCAGACTTCACTCAAATCCAGCCAGACCCCACAGAGTACAGGTGAGAGGGatagtcctgtctgtctctctccctgtctctccctccctctctctccctgtctctccctccccctctctccctgtctctcccctcccacctctctccctgtctctcccctcccacctctctccctgtctctcccccccctctctccctgtctctccctccccccctctctccctgtctctcccccccccctctctccctgtctctcccctcccacctctctccctgtctctcccctcccacctctctccctgtctctctccctgtctctcccctcccacctctctccctgtctctctccctgtctctccccctcccacctctctccctgtctctcccctcccacctctctctccctgtctctccctcccctctctccctgtctctcccctcccacctctctccctgtctctctccctgtctctccctcccctctctctccctgtctctccctccccctctctccctgtctctccctcccacctctctccctgtctctcccctcccacctctctccctgtctctccctcccacctctctccctgtctctctccctgtctctcccctcccacctctctccctgtctctccctcccacctctctcctgtctctctccctgtctctcccctcccacctctctccctgtctctccctcccacctctctccctgtctctctccctgtctctccctcccacctctctccctgtctctccctcccctctttctctctctctctctctctccttctccatctctctctgtctttctctctctctttctccctctttctctctctctctctctctctctctctctctctctctctctctctctctctctctctctctctctctctctctctctctctctctctctctctctctctctctctctcttctctctctctttctcttctttctctctctctctttctcctctctctctgtctctctctctctttctccctctttctctcgctctctctctctgtctttctccctctttctctctctctctcgctctctctgtctgtctctctctttctcctctctctgtctgtctctctctttctccctctttctctctctctctctctttctccctctttctctctctctctctctctttctccctctctctctctctctctctctctctttctccctctttctctctctctctctttctttctctctctctctctttctctctctttctctctctttctctctctttctctctcgctctttctctctctctctttctctttctctctcgctctctctctctctctctctctctcgctctctctgtctttctccctctttctcactctctctctctctctctctctgtttttctccctctttctcactctctctct
Protein-coding sequences here:
- the LOC115125441 gene encoding uncharacterized protein LOC115125441; this encodes MLGGGNLSLAATRASRSCDRFRCGFGFENCGCPESVNYAWTMPIQSFSFPLPETRFFQAGQHVYKFKIRGGNNCSEVKLMGEEFVNRELENTIRAVLANLDCLQPFTTPHFTVYPYKSKWKRVSKFKFEKMSGEKLSAYPYLVTVYLENNTHTEMCVEECWTPVRAGEGIPLLPASGHECQAKRSKTGPPHWGTLTPQQRDCLIMQRPQSHIHHELLRPGETEAKNGDGKADCVVSDSQTPQSTVGGSVTGGSETMEVSGGHGGEEVHPGAVEEGDLEDPDLDPKSHVRPGLLARLVSQVFPFSMFFRES